CACCTGGTCTCCTTCCCGAAGCTCCAATTCATCTTCATTTTGGGGCCAATATCGATATACTGCCCGGTACCTGAGGGAGGATACTGCTGCGGTAACCATGAGCATTTTCACTTCTCCCCAGCCCAGCCCGTTCTAAATCAGGTAGGTCTTCAGCCCAAACTATCCCCTGCCTCACCATCACTCAGCaaccctttttcttctctgtatactCTCCTTCACAGAAAACTCAGAGAATCTGTTCTCCTGCTGCACTGCACCTTCCCTTCCAAACCTAACCCATCCTTCAAGCCtcttctcttccaggaagccttcttctATGGCCCTGACTACACtgacccttctctcctttctcaggcGTCTGTGTCAATCATTTCAAGGCAAGTATGGAATCACAGacattcagagttggaagggaccttagagattgttcAACCCagcctctaattttacagataaattaaggcccagagaagaaatGTGATTTGTGTAGAGAAGAGTCAGGAATCTCTTATGTTATCATCAACAACCAATAgcaataatgttaataataaattcATATTAATATAGCACATCTGTTCATCGGTCTTTTCACTTTTCCATCTAGGTCAGGCATTGGCACACTACGGCCCATGGGCCAAATGTGGCCTTTCACCTGTCTTTGTCTGGCATGTGAGCTAAAAATGGCTTGTACAGTTTTTTGGCTGTTGAAATCGGCCCAGAGGGCCAATTGCTAACGCCGGTTCTAGATTAAAATATTGCCTAAAGAACAGAGATTACCTCATACATTTCTATTGTCTTCTGAGTCTCCCAACCCATAGGGCTGGATTTACGCGTTGAATTGAATTGTGTTTTGTTTCCTTAGTAGCCCTGAGTATGGAAATCTGTACTCATGGGCCACCTGCACTGTAACATCTCTCATCCCCATCTGACTATTCCTCAACTCATACTCACGGGGTCCAGTGAATATTAGAGGatccagaagaggaagaaaggtctTGGTGAGGGCTGGGACCCCAGTGGTGGGGTGGTAATGTCCTGGAGGCACCAAGACCCTAAAGGTGAACAATGAGAAAAGCGTGGGTTATTTtgaagtgtgtatgtgtaatgCAGACAAGACTCAAACTTTCAAAGAATACCATGGGCTAAAGAAACTAACAATTGCATCTTAAACCCTTTTCAACACACTTTCATACATTGGCTCGCTTTATTCAAACCACAACCTCAGAAAGTATGTAGGGTTTTACTATCCGTTTCACATATGGGTAACTGGGGCATGAACATCTAAAATCGTGGATTTTAGAAAATCACAAAGTAACTGGCATCCCCCTCTACCCATCGACCTTGGAGGCTGCTCTGGATGTGAAATGGAATCAGTTTAGctgttctgttgttgttcaggagTTTCACTTATGTCTGActcctcctgaccccatttgggttttttgtggcaaaaatactagagtggtttgccatttccttctccggctcattttacagataaggaaactaaggcaaacagggttaagtgacttgcccagggtcacacagctaataagtctctgaggccagatttgaactcattaagaagagtctttctgactctaggcccagcactctaaccattgtaccacctagggTCCACAAATGGGACCCAAGTCCTAGGACCAATAGCTGGCATTTCCCTAATAGTTGGCATTTCCTGACCACTCCTGCCTATAGGGATTTCTCCTTCTTATGGGTCAAGCTCTAGGGAAGACCAAGGGCAAACAAAGGAAGGTGGGGCAGGATGCAAGGTCCCAAGTTATCCCATTCCTGTTTGTAGGTTTTGCTATATTTAGAGTAATTAAAATGCCTGTTTATTCATATGTAAATATAGTATGACATAAAAGGACCAGAAAATCTTAATTGAAATGCAGCTCAATATAAATACAGTGCACAGGGCTAAGATAATATGGTATTTGTGGAGGGCAGGGACCCCAAGTGCTTAATAGCCACCATCAGCCCCACAAAAAGATTTCAATTTGCCAAAGTGCCTCATATGCTTTTGGGACCAcattctaactctaaattctgGTTTTCACTGCTCTGGTCAAAGGCAGTATCTCCCACTCCATTGGATTATTTTGCATTCAGTGTTCTACCTAGAATAACTGTCCCATTTTCTCCTACCAGCTATAGAAACAGGGGAAGAAGCAGATTTCTGATGTCTAAAGGAGATTTCTTGCTGACTTAGGATGCCTCAAGTTCTCTTGATGGGAAGTTGGGAGTCACCTGGCTTTGAGGTCGGGATGGAGAGGTCCGTGGGGAAGGTTCTTGGGTGCTGGAACGAAAGGTGAAACCAGTACGATAGGGAGAGGTCTGGCTCCCCCAATCAGTGGTGTCAGCTGTGCTTTGGGGTGCAGAGGGGGAACAAGATGGCCTTCCTAGGCGAGAGGTGCCCAGGCGTGGGGACCCAGGGACTTGGGAGCCAGCCAGGTTCAGGTGGGTAGGGGGAGGACCATCTTCGCAGACCTTGAGTCTGGGTTCTTTGGAGACTTGGACGTAGTTGGCAGGGAAGATGCCCTGTCGTCCAGTCCCTGAGATTCGACCCTCGTACCAGTTCTCATCGACCTTCCTTATCAGGCAGATCCTTTCACCCTGCAGggaatagaagaggaagaaaacaagagcTCTCAACCAGGTCTTCCCATCTTGAGCCCTCCTCTCCCAGACAGGCAGAAGCACTAATCATACCTAAAACATTCCACCCCTTTTCCACCTCAGGCCAGTCCTCTATCAGGGATTCCTACCTCAATCCCAGTCCAAAATGCTATCTTTTCACCTTAGTTTTATCTCCCCAACCAGATTAAGTGAGTTTGTTGTGGAtaaactttttttatttgaaaagaaactgataagaggcagctgggtggcttagtggatagaggctctgaagtcaggagaacctgagctaGCTGTGTtgtgctgggcaagtcacttaaccccaatgacctccaaaaagaaaagaaatttattaaaaaaaaaaccccacacacaTTTAGAAACTTACAGCCCTTTGTCTTCTCCCTAAAGTCTCAATACATGTTGATTATCTAAAGTGGAGGGCCAAAGGAAAGGGACTTGAAGGTTCCTTAAAGCTCTTTttaccggggcagctaggtggtacagtgaatagagcattgaccctagagtcaggaggacctgagttcaaatctgacctcagacacttgacacctactagcagtgtgaccttggacaagtcacttaaccccaaatgcctcatctcccccctccaaaaacaaaactccttttacctctttctccttcctatttcgcttcctctctccttctcacctcaatttttttttcttttggggttaagtgacttgtccaaggtcacacagctagtgtcaagtgtctgaggtcagatttgaactcaggtcctcctgactccagggctggtgctctactcactgcaccacctcactgccccatcccctcaattttcaagtccctttcttgctattcttttagactcttttctcctcctcctcttctgtccTCCTTCAATCCTCctacctcctcccacctcccctttgTCCAAATAGAAAATGGCATTTGTTGTTTATGGTCACATCTTAAACTACAAAAGTTAATCCAGAAGGATCCATAGTTCCTGCCTTCCAGGTACTTACAACTCATAGGAAATGTGGTTCTGAGGCCAGCCACAACAGGGAAGGAAAATATTTCACCCAAACAAGTCAGGGAAGGAAAAGTTCCAAATATCTGGGGGTTGTTTGagtattattttcttcccttctccctctgaaCAGGTGGTTCACTCACCTTTCGGAAAGATAGCTCCACCTCCAGGTCCCCCTTGAAGTTGTACTGGGCCACAGCTTCTCCATATTCCAGTACCTGGTAGGTTGGGGGTTTGATGGGCTTTGGGATCTCATTTGGGGGCAGCACCTGGAAGAgataaaagggaagaaggaagggtcaAAGGCTCCTGAATCAGCCACCCATTGTataaggcaggtaggtggcctagtggatagagggcagggcctggagtcaatacgacctgagttcaaatccggctttagatacttactagctgtgtgaccctcagcaagccacttaaccctgtttgcctcagtttcctcatctgtaaaataagctggagaaggaaatggcaaaccactccaatgtcaagaaaactcccaaaaggggtcacaaagagtagtaCACTAtcaaaaaacaactaaacatttattgaacatgcACTTGGGGACTCATAGCAAAAAGTTACACTTCATAAGATCATGATTTACTTTGTAcaataaagtttataaaatatttcatatgtatcatctcatttgagctccaCAAAATCTTGTGAGAGAGGTATAaacctccttttacaaatgaagaaactaaggctggtcTTGGTTGTGACTTGGTCAGGATCAGACAGCTAGCATCTAATAGAGATATTATTCAAACCCAGCCCTTCCcgacttcaaatctagcatctCTTGGAAGAAGACAATATGGTAGGCTGGAACCAGTTCCTAGGAGCTCTCAAGAGCTGACTGTTAAacttttagtgtgagcatttatttacacctcagaaatcaataTAAattagagcttgatttattgttttgttgcatgtctaagaaagtgatggagaaaatattaatagtgcAAATTACACTTGTGTACTACAAacattctccaccccacccctagctggtggttaaacatttaccagcacacccctgagtcAGCCCTTAAGCCAGGAACTTATAGGTCCGGGATATAACAGGAGAAGAATCCGCTACTCATATCCCCTCCTTTTGCAGattaagaaaatgaggcccagaagggttaagcaacttgcccacagtcacacagggtTTAGGActcagattttctgattccaaatccagtactcttttcactgCAATCTTATCTCAAGATGTGATATTAACTTACTTAATTGTAAACAAAGTATGTTGAGTTTCTCAGgcaaaaggcattttaaaaaaatgaataggcaggaaagaacaaacatataaaaatgctaatttAAAAAGCCTAAATTTCACAGACACCACTGACAAATGGGTAAGAGACACAACCAGCAAATACTAAGTCTTAAGTCTTAAGAAGTTATTTGGAAGAGAAGGTATGTGCATTCCAGGTGGAGAAAGGTATGTACAAAGATCTGGAAGTGGGAACAAGGTGGGTGTGGGTGGGACAGGCTGTCCCTGGAATGAGGCTTGAATTTCGGTGTAGAAGGCCAAAGGGGAGCCTGGAGGGGaaggagtgggagtgggaggtTGAGTGTAAGTATGTTATTTGTCTGGGTGGTGGAGGAGTAAGAGATCAGATTGGTGGAAGGCCCTCAAGTGCAGAATTAAAGAGTTTTCATTCAACTAGAAGCAGCCAGCCTTAGGCAAAATCTTTAATTAGGTAGTTTATCTTCTATAGTCCCCTCCCTTCTCATTCCCTCAGGTGCCCCAATTTTCAAGGTCTCCCTGGTTACTATAAAACTCATTCTTTTCCAGGAAGGAGAGACATAAATCTTGTTGTTCGTGTGACTGATAGGGACTTAATGTGTGTTTATTCTTTATCTCGATTGCTGTGTAAGAGTTTAACTGTTAGCTATTCCTTATACATGATAATATACTTCTgcccccagtgcctggaatgttctctctcctcaatttcatttcttagaatccttaacttTTTTCAAGGTTTGACTCAGGTAACACCTCCTACTTAAGGTCTTTCTCGATCCCTTGTAATTGCTActgtcctcctccccacccccattgcaCTGTGTTGTGTGTAATCTGTCtttcgttctggaagaggaccgtgacatcaggaaggtaatgtcatgacatgcaaatgaattgtatttgagtcagggaggactgtgcaaagtcaccagcctcactttttcctcctgagccatcagggtccagtagccagatatcaatcaggatgactggagatggcccaagatgcagtgggagaccttggcctttttaagctaaggtctttcctgagTTCTCACTtggagtgaggcaacacccattcagtgaataggcctgtttaagaaatgagtcaagggatggcccctttaataaaaaataaataaataaaacttggaggggaaggccctcagagttcattgtatttattatatagtgtACACATTGTAACTCCCACCCAGGAGTaggatggaagctccttgaggatagggttgtttcattttcatctttgtttcttcagcactgagcagaatgcctggcacaaaccatttttaagtgcttaataaatgcttgctcagttGAACCTTATTCCTAATCCAAAGGAGGATTAGGATcaaaatgatgaataaaaaaattaattaaaattaaaatatagggTTAAAATTCTACTTTAACAGGTGATCAACAACtcaaaacatttactaagtatatATAATGTCAAGCTGTTACAGAGTTCCTTGAAGAACACAGCACTCAAAACCCGGAGAATGCAGAGGCGGGACTCCCAATAATACAGATAAGGACAATACAAGGACCCAATATTCCCTCCCAAATTGCACTGAGCCTGGACCTAAGATAAAGTCCTCATTCAATGAGTCAgccaatatatatttattaagcacctactatgtgccaggcgctgtgctaagcattgaacatacaaagaaaaaataaaaagcaaaagacatgccctcaaggagcttacaatctaacgggggGAAGACAATAAGCAAATACATTAAATCAGGGATTAGGGCTAgaagaattaataaaaaatgacacTGATGATAAAGAGTTACTATAGAGACAGGGATGctgaagacaaaaaatgaagactattctctaccttcaaggagttaacattctaCCTGACAAAATTTTAATCCAAAGAAATGAGTGCTAATTATAAAATTTCAGGGATCAAAAATGGACCCCTTGGGATGTTCTGGAGAGTCACAGATAggagcaggggaagggagaggtaatc
This region of Trichosurus vulpecula isolate mTriVul1 chromosome 3, mTriVul1.pri, whole genome shotgun sequence genomic DNA includes:
- the SORBS3 gene encoding vinexin isoform X1, which codes for MRAIEMKLPPDKGSVQASRPQDRGPLARLSPAGASSPSQALYHSTSRALSPHRMEDGGSPFLGRRDFLYPPPTQDPDGAEPGGGLAKKEDKKMKAARLKFDFQAQSPKELTLQKGDIVYIHKEVDKNWLEGEHHGRLGIFPTNYVEVLPPNEIPKPIKPPTYQVLEYGEAVAQYNFKGDLEVELSFRKGERICLIRKVDENWYEGRISGTGRQGIFPANYVQVSKEPRLKVCEDGPPPTHLNLAGSQVPGSPRLGTSRLGRPSCSPSAPQSTADTTDWGSQTSPYRTGFTFRSSTQEPSPRTSPSRPQSQGLGASRTLPPHHWGPSPHQDLSSSSGSSNIHWTPYRAVYRYWPQNEDELELREGDQVDVMQQCDDGWFVGVSRRTQKFGTFPGNYVAPV